In Pseudorasbora parva isolate DD20220531a chromosome 20, ASM2467924v1, whole genome shotgun sequence, a single window of DNA contains:
- the vezt gene encoding vezatin, with amino-acid sequence MTEDFDEEVVFENSPLFQYLQDLGHTDFEACSPVSQEEEPSAGGEEAQFPQDILPSHRMGGVWRLVDALRSLSPLHRDSATRWQEQQLDAAFRQYSLRCLLSQDVLLQEDVELIELLDPSVLSLGSTDTVCPSASTSMPAPCYLSPPSLWDVSVLVGLLAVLLGLRFSYPDHEQALWLCAVLVCVMCACRGLSLWRKAVLQRRVQSLAVQLEGLVNNSRALTSLSRKCLRLMQETEVISRGFTLVSGACPFNRAGQLRSQQLIGLRKAAYQSLRCAFRTSRLATCIMLKSFPLNSEIDNVTNYVSTVPIRELGLGLGVEHLSDEQAQELTNDYSLPALKTLFQLWVGQSSEFFRRLALLLSPGREELDSSPRPLTYSSVPLITDSLHRTLAGCLGDLQRSFDFHRYFETQHQSLASGRNGRARQKCRELNSLHTSVRSLQLHLKTLLNEVIILEDDLEKLMVAKETEEMTCAGYQELRERLQLVQPHMQASTCCWDDTLSQVDRMLRRVSSPPESSNQPEETAAPDLPPVPITHIQDRDPVPEEQELEAYVSDSDSETEWRGAADMLSPLELERQRHEREESRRVLLELKSVLGIRTSDGERDKRKLLLFSDQAALAPFTKDTSETDTNSLEPHFLVESVTPTGNHVPQQGEENESERQTEILTGAEGEQDPVTEFCCGDSDVAGAAKDAGEETAEETQLFQSDGLIDDEHDGTHPLTPRVPTLSVIDRLTELHGSEAISFSSALAAQVAARSHTFAQMQECTYGDSEEEEEATSPQTRDTEED; translated from the exons ATGGGTGGTGTTTGGAGGCTGGTTGATGCTCTGCGCAGTCTGAGTCCTCTGCATCGAGACAGCGCCACCCGTTGGCAGGAGCAGCAGCTG GACGCTGCCTTCCGACAGTATTCTCTGCGCTGTCTGTTATCTCAGGACGTGCTGTTGCAGGAGGACGTCGAGCTGATTGAGCTTCTGGATCCGAGTGTGCTCTCTCTGGGCTCCACTGATACGGTCTGCCCCAGTGCCAGCACTTCTATGCCAGCACCATGCTACCTCTCGCCACCCTCTCTATG GGATGTGTCCGTTTTGGTCGGGCTGCTAGCTGTCCTGCTTGGCCTGCGCTTTTCGTACCCTGACCACGAGCAGGCTCTGTGGCTGTGCGCCGTCCTGGTGTGCGTTATGTGTGCGTGTCGTGGTCTATCTCTGTGGCGTAAGGCGGTTCTACAGCGCCGCGTCCAGTCTCTGGCCGTCCAGCTGGAGGGTTTGGTGAACAACAGCCGAGCGCTGACCAGTCTCTCCCGCAAATGTCTGCGCCTCATGCAGGAGACCGAGGTCATCTCGCGGGGATTTACTCT GGTGAGTGGCGCCTGCCCCTTTAACAGGGCGGGTCAGCTTCGGAGTCAACAGCTAATTGGCCTACGGAAGGCGGCCTATCAGAGTCTTCGCTGCGCGTTCCGAACCTCTCGCCTCGCCACCTGCATCATGCTCAAATCAT TTCCGCTGAACTCAGAGATTGACAATGTGACCAACTATGTGTCCACCGTGCCGATCAGAGAGCTAGGTCTTGGTCTGGGGGTGGAGCATCTTTCTGATGAGCAAGCACAAGAACTGACCAATGATTACAGCCTGCCTGCACTCAAG ACATTGTTCCAGCTGTGGGTCGGGCAAAGCTCAGAGTTTTTCCGGCGATTAGCTCTGTTGCTTTCTCCGGGGAGGGAGGAGCTAGACTCCAGTCCCCGCCCCCTCACATACAGCAGCGTCCCTTTGATTACTGACTCTCTCCATCGCACCCTGGCCGGCTGCCTTGGAGATCTTCAGCGCAGCTTCGATTTCCATCGCTACTTTGAGACGCAGCACCAGTCGCTGGCCTCAGGAAGAAACGGACGGGCTCGACAGAAGTGTAGAGAGCTCAATTCTCTTCACACATCTGTCCGCAGTTTACAACTTCATCTGAAAACACTTTTAAACGA GGTCATAATTCTGGAGGATGATTTGGAAAAGTTAATGGTTGCTAAGGAGACGGAGGAGATGACGTGTGCGGGATATCAGGAGCTGAGGGAGCGTCTTCAGCTGGTGCAGCCACACATGCAGGCCAGCACCTGCTGCTGGGACGACACGCTCTCGCAGGTCGACCGCATGCTGCGCCGGGTTTCCAGCCCCCCAG AGAGTTCAAATCAGCCAGAGGAAACAGCTGCCCCAGATCTCCCTCCTGTCCCCATTACACACATACAGGACAGAGACCCTGTGCCTGAGGAAcag GAACTGGAAGCATATGTCTCAGACTCGGACTCTGAGACAGAGTGGAGAGGGGCCGCAGACATGCTGTCGCCATTGGAACTGGAGCGCCAACGTCATGAGCGTGAGGAATCGAGGCGTGTTTTGCTCGAGCTGAAATCGGTCCTGGGCATCCGAACGTCAGATGGAGAAAGAGACAAACGCAAGCTTCTGCTGTTCAGTGATCAGG CTGCTCTGGCTCCGTTTACTAAGGACACATCAGAAACGGACACGAACTCTTTAGAGCCACATTTTTTAGTGGAGTCCGTGACTCCCACAGGCAACCATGTCCCCCAACAAGGAGAGGAGAATGAAAGCGAGCGGCAGACTGAAATTCTGACCGGGGCGGAAGGAGAGCAAGATCCTGTGACTGAATTTTGCTGCGGAGATTCTGATGTAGCTGGGGCAGCTAAAGACGCCGGCGAAGAGACTGCAGAGGAAACGCAGCTCTTCCAATCAGATGGACTCATAGATGACGAGCATGATGGGACACACCCACTCACACCCCGAGTGCCCACCCTCTCTGTGATTGACAGATTGACAGAACTGCACGGCTCCGAAGCGATCAGTTTCAGCTCCGCCCTGGCCGCCCAGGTAGCAGCTCGCTCGCATACGTTCGCACAAATGCAGGAATGCACCTACGGGGActcggaggaggaggaggaagccACATCACCGCAGACGAGAGATACCGAGGAGGACTGA